The following proteins come from a genomic window of Diceros bicornis minor isolate mBicDic1 chromosome 36, mDicBic1.mat.cur, whole genome shotgun sequence:
- the MEIG1 gene encoding meiosis expressed gene 1 protein homolog, with protein MASPDVKPKSISRAKKWSEEIENLYRFQQAGYRDEIEYKQVKQVSMIDRWPETGYVKKLQRRDNTFYYYNKQRECDDKEVHKVKIYAY; from the exons ATGGCTAGTCCTGATGTGAAACCAAAATCAATAAGTCGTGCCAAAAAATGGTCAGAAGAGATAGAAAATCTGTACAGATTTCAACAAGCGGGATATCGGGATGAAATTGAATATAAACAAGTGAAACAAGTTTCTATG ATAGATCGGTGGCCAGAGACAGGATATGTGAAGAAACTTCAGAGAAGGGACAATACTTTCTATTACTACAACAAACAGAGGGAATGTGATGACAAGGAGGTCCACAAAGTGAAAATTTATGCTTACTAG